The following are from one region of the Sphingomonas sp. J315 genome:
- a CDS encoding nitroreductase — MTFNDTTTPLSLLRTRRSGKARDLIAPGPDAAQLRDIIEIAVRTPDHGKLAPWRFVVVPGEARDAFATALVDAYRAERPTAARLEIEAMEQFARQAPTLVVVLHAPKVGSHIPLWEQELSAGAATMNLLHAAHAMGFAASWLTGWAAFSDTVRDLFGTTPERIAGFVFIGTPAKPLEERPRPDLDAIVSDWVA, encoded by the coding sequence ATGACTTTCAACGACACCACCACCCCGCTTTCGCTGCTGCGCACCCGCCGCTCGGGCAAGGCGCGCGACCTGATCGCTCCCGGCCCCGACGCGGCACAGCTGCGCGACATCATCGAGATCGCCGTGCGGACGCCCGATCACGGCAAGCTCGCCCCGTGGCGCTTCGTGGTGGTGCCGGGTGAGGCGCGCGATGCCTTCGCGACGGCTTTGGTCGATGCCTATCGCGCCGAGCGACCCACCGCCGCACGGCTGGAGATCGAAGCGATGGAGCAGTTCGCGCGCCAGGCGCCGACGCTGGTGGTGGTGCTGCACGCGCCGAAGGTCGGCAGCCACATTCCGCTGTGGGAACAGGAGCTCTCCGCAGGCGCGGCAACGATGAACCTGTTGCACGCCGCGCATGCGATGGGATTCGCGGCAAGCTGGTTGACCGGATGGGCGGCGTTCAGTGACACGGTGCGCGACCTGTTCGGCACCACGCCGGAGCGGATTGCGGGCTTTGTCTTCATCGGGACCCCCGCCAAGCCAT
- a CDS encoding peptide MFS transporter, translating into MAHTPAAAPGGERTFLGHPLGLFILFFAEMWERFSYYGMRALLMFYLTKHWLFSDQSSSVIYGAYTALVYITPVLGGYLADKYLGQRKAVLYGAVLLTFGHFLMGFEGTGGQDPSALNVFWLALAFIIVGSGFLKANISVIVGQLYPRTDVRRDGAYTIFYMGINLGAALGSLLCGYLGETYGWSYGFGAAGVGMLLGLIVFVLGKPLLMGKGEAPDAAKLAKPVLGIKLEWLLYVVGLVAVVVCWWLVQNQAVVGTLLGIGGTILILYVLGVATFVFVHGSYAAAPKLPLGLFALGGALAIAAFLAMFIGAMTDSAAQNLALGGFGLSLLVVIWQSIGRSNHDRDRIFAAMFLIVGSILFWALFEQAGSSLNLLTDRHVDRTIFGWEAKASMFQSLNAIYIVLLAPLFAWLWTTLGRKGIEPSTPAKFGLAVVQLGIGFLVLVAGGAGAGDGVMIPLVFIFLIYLLHTTGELCLSPVGLSAMNRLAPAHMASLIMGTWFFASATGNFVAGLIAAATGSESASGEAANVQTVLDVYSTIGWVAIGVGVAILVVSPLIKKLMHLDTLRDDGELAGTAQLAEPQAPGVHLEDEKR; encoded by the coding sequence ATGGCGCACACACCAGCAGCCGCACCGGGCGGCGAGCGAACCTTTTTGGGCCACCCGCTCGGCCTCTTCATCCTCTTCTTCGCCGAAATGTGGGAGCGATTCTCCTACTACGGCATGCGCGCGCTGTTGATGTTCTACCTGACCAAGCACTGGCTCTTTTCCGACCAGTCTTCGAGCGTTATCTACGGCGCCTACACCGCGCTGGTGTACATCACCCCGGTGCTGGGCGGCTATCTGGCCGACAAATATCTGGGGCAGCGCAAGGCGGTACTGTACGGTGCAGTGCTGCTGACCTTTGGCCACTTCCTGATGGGGTTCGAGGGTACTGGCGGTCAGGATCCCAGCGCCCTCAACGTCTTCTGGCTCGCGCTCGCCTTCATCATTGTCGGCTCGGGCTTCCTGAAGGCCAATATCTCGGTGATCGTCGGCCAACTCTATCCGCGAACGGACGTGCGGCGTGATGGCGCGTACACGATCTTCTATATGGGGATTAACCTCGGCGCGGCGCTTGGTTCGCTGCTCTGCGGCTATCTCGGCGAAACCTATGGCTGGAGCTACGGCTTCGGCGCGGCCGGTGTCGGCATGCTGCTGGGTCTGATCGTCTTCGTGCTCGGCAAGCCGTTGCTCATGGGCAAGGGCGAAGCCCCCGACGCCGCAAAACTTGCCAAGCCGGTCCTTGGCATCAAGCTCGAATGGCTGCTGTATGTGGTCGGTCTAGTCGCCGTGGTGGTGTGCTGGTGGCTGGTGCAGAATCAGGCGGTCGTGGGCACCCTGCTGGGCATCGGCGGCACAATCCTGATTCTTTATGTCCTGGGCGTCGCGACCTTCGTCTTCGTCCACGGCTCCTATGCCGCAGCTCCCAAGCTGCCCCTCGGACTGTTCGCACTCGGCGGCGCGCTCGCGATCGCTGCATTCCTCGCCATGTTCATCGGAGCAATGACGGACAGCGCCGCGCAAAATCTGGCGCTCGGCGGCTTCGGATTGTCCCTGCTCGTCGTCATCTGGCAATCCATTGGGCGCTCCAATCACGATCGCGACCGCATTTTCGCGGCGATGTTCCTGATCGTCGGATCGATCCTGTTCTGGGCGTTGTTCGAACAGGCGGGTTCGTCCCTCAACTTGCTCACCGATCGGCATGTCGATCGCACGATCTTTGGGTGGGAAGCCAAGGCGTCGATGTTCCAGTCGCTCAACGCGATCTACATCGTGCTGCTGGCACCGCTGTTTGCCTGGCTTTGGACCACGCTGGGTCGCAAGGGCATCGAGCCGTCCACCCCGGCCAAATTCGGTCTGGCAGTCGTACAACTTGGTATCGGCTTTCTCGTGTTGGTCGCGGGCGGCGCGGGAGCGGGCGATGGCGTGATGATCCCGCTCGTGTTCATCTTCCTGATCTACCTGCTCCACACCACTGGCGAGCTTTGTCTGTCACCGGTGGGCCTGAGCGCCATGAACCGACTGGCACCGGCCCATATGGCATCGCTCATCATGGGCACCTGGTTCTTCGCGTCAGCCACCGGGAATTTCGTCGCCGGACTGATCGCCGCAGCGACGGGTTCGGAAAGTGCAAGCGGTGAGGCGGCAAATGTTCAGACGGTGCTGGATGTGTACAGCACGAT